A section of the Pseudomonas lini genome encodes:
- a CDS encoding GNAT family N-acetyltransferase, translated as MDASIHICKATPADAGIISRIVERSIRVGCALDHRNDPRTVATWTHNKTIDHVQPWLADSRLYLNIALLQDKPIGVAMAAISGKVAFCYVQPEWFRRGAGQALVHDLETWLIAQGLPHARLNSTRTGEAFYYRQGYRACAETFTVAGLHAIPMHKALSPPS; from the coding sequence ATGGATGCATCGATACACATCTGCAAGGCAACGCCTGCCGACGCCGGGATCATCAGCCGGATCGTCGAGCGCTCCATTCGCGTCGGCTGCGCGCTCGACCACCGCAACGATCCGCGAACCGTCGCCACCTGGACTCACAACAAAACCATTGACCATGTGCAGCCCTGGCTGGCCGACTCGCGGTTATACCTGAACATCGCCCTGTTGCAGGACAAACCGATCGGCGTCGCCATGGCGGCAATCAGCGGCAAGGTCGCGTTTTGTTACGTGCAGCCGGAATGGTTTCGGCGAGGCGCCGGACAAGCGCTGGTGCACGATCTCGAAACCTGGTTGATCGCTCAGGGTTTACCTCACGCGCGGCTCAACAGCACCCGTACCGGCGAGGCGTTTTACTACCGTCAGGGTTACCGGGCTTGCGCTGAAACCTTCACCGTGGCGGGACTCCACGCCATTCCCATGCACAAGGCGCTGTCGCCACCTTCATAG
- a CDS encoding ATP-binding protein — translation MMSLRLRLSLTLGAAFALIWALAAAWMLSDLRNQMMFSLDQRLVASARMVAGLLEQLPALPSKGEGTHFSAEQLSIPGGMACQVSSLRGEILARSHSSPEQTLEAEKMGFHDQMIDGAPWRSFTLARGDVRITTADRQIEREALNMSILLAASVPVGVALLGCLCLLWLGIGQGLAPLNRMRDALMRRSADSLEPLQIQPLPSELQPLLETQNQLFQRIGKTIERERRLTGDAAHELRSPLTAIKTHLQVARMTEGSARDQSLARAEEGADRLHRTLEQLLLLARVEGSLSFDDGVQCSAEQVAKLAIQDAASGDRQRIKFQLPSTFSDAPLQMPAVLSIAALRNLLDNALRHTPGEGAVELSLETTNNRVRFLVRDHGPGIAEDDLQHLTQRFWRNGQSTGCGLGLAIVQAIVQRCGCTLHFDSRPDGLRVELTMPLQSV, via the coding sequence GTGATGAGCCTGCGTTTACGCCTGAGCCTGACCCTCGGCGCCGCGTTTGCGCTGATCTGGGCCCTGGCCGCCGCCTGGATGCTCAGTGATCTGCGCAACCAGATGATGTTTTCCCTCGACCAGCGGCTGGTGGCGTCGGCGCGGATGGTGGCCGGGCTACTGGAGCAGCTGCCAGCGTTGCCGAGCAAGGGCGAGGGCACTCATTTCAGTGCAGAGCAGCTAAGTATTCCTGGCGGCATGGCCTGCCAGGTCAGCTCGTTGCGCGGCGAAATCCTGGCCCGCAGCCACAGCAGCCCCGAACAAACCCTGGAAGCCGAAAAAATGGGCTTCCACGATCAAATGATCGACGGCGCTCCGTGGCGCAGTTTTACCCTGGCGCGGGGCGATGTGCGGATTACCACAGCGGATCGGCAGATCGAGCGCGAAGCGCTGAACATGTCCATTTTGCTGGCGGCTTCGGTGCCGGTCGGCGTCGCGCTGCTCGGTTGCCTGTGCCTGTTGTGGCTCGGCATCGGTCAGGGGCTGGCACCGCTTAATCGTATGCGCGATGCGTTGATGCGACGTAGCGCCGATTCTCTGGAACCGTTGCAAATCCAGCCGTTGCCCAGTGAGTTGCAACCGCTGCTGGAAACCCAGAATCAGTTGTTCCAGCGCATCGGCAAGACCATCGAGCGCGAACGGCGCCTGACCGGTGACGCCGCGCACGAATTGCGCAGCCCGCTGACCGCGATCAAAACCCACCTGCAAGTGGCGCGGATGACCGAAGGCAGCGCCCGGGATCAGTCCCTGGCCCGGGCCGAAGAGGGCGCCGACCGGCTGCACCGCACGCTTGAACAATTGCTGCTGCTGGCGCGCGTCGAGGGCAGCCTGTCGTTCGATGATGGCGTGCAGTGCAGCGCCGAGCAGGTGGCGAAACTGGCGATTCAGGATGCGGCCAGCGGTGATCGTCAGCGGATCAAATTTCAGTTGCCGAGCACATTCTCCGATGCGCCGCTGCAAATGCCCGCGGTGCTATCGATTGCCGCATTGCGCAACTTGCTCGACAACGCCTTGCGCCATACCCCGGGCGAAGGGGCGGTGGAGCTGAGCCTGGAAACCACCAACAATCGCGTGCGTTTTTTGGTCCGCGACCACGGCCCGGGGATTGCCGAAGATGACCTGCAACACCTGACCCAACGCTTCTGGCGCAATGGCCAGAGCACCGGTTGCGGCCTCGGCCTGGCGATTGTCCAAGCCATCGTCCAGCGTTGCGGCTGCACCCTGCATTTCGACAGCCGGCCGGATGGCTTGCGGGTTGAATTGACGATGCCTTTGCAGTCGGTCTAA